In a genomic window of Acropora muricata isolate sample 2 chromosome 2, ASM3666990v1, whole genome shotgun sequence:
- the LOC136909423 gene encoding uncharacterized protein, protein MYHFGLIIVLITTPLTSGLVYHCNFQEPSLTYAEHRNVQTLSFTQQLPASRNSSHYCVVTTDKNDNLLQVKARTFGQSNGSLHVAIFDSRDSTIGHLDISANGPEETVTLCPQASGRKYFVLLTGTPNMHYTTEITDHVTEILLNGTKSFEVSKSTTLFKFKLSDDVLTKKQLDITVLSPSDTVAYLKVSSICKQAMDTKYLDYSESSLRLTFGKQGRITLSRASPPSLLNTSGGFTYIGIALKNQNDKEKFGNLTLASSFDYSYGKPLCSLIFVSFFGGILVSLWALLCFRDPYILLKEDNPVDSDSLNSLTASNSHSHLKENLKSLFSICWKERETGNRDELRPFVRGVQRRTPLTWNELLVAMKKVLLGHWVARGPKTFSYTTCIVGFALMVGAFQFVFETWKEMIKSGDRDMCYYNDFCYRVSDYDIPFNLMISNLGYMIHGLILAFSVWVMEAGLLAWCHRLACHKRSRSRLPEGQDELPNHCVKCPCIDAHLSNMSVPHFQPANGDEAVLLNAEAYKRKYSFSIGYSFAWALIFEGCFSMLYHFCPMKLTFQFDSAFMFVISGLIVVSLYNGTSFKECTVHGEAQVPVHSNNFFLFFIVPLYIFNYFGSLYFSDESNLSDGMKIAFITCLVAYALTLFYWIGRKLFLNVSNFRDCVVLTKIVSFILALSCVAIVLPVVCKRNFPNIFLFGCIFSSLLAICSKVIVEFWRSDLTPWTVRKLAFHFLKGSYVLVTFGIMATAVWIFSAKATTDKEKSPSESRDLNSNCAWLGFFDDHDLWHILSSFSLLMGSYLVLYISK, encoded by the exons ATGTATCACTTCGGCTTAATAATAGTTTTGATCACTACTCCGTTGACTTCAGGCCTTGTTTACCACTGCAATTTTCAAGAGCCGAGTCTAACTTACGCAGAACATCGGAATGTACAGACGTTGTCATTTACCCAGCAGCTTCCTGCCTCCAGAAATTCGTCCCATTACTGCGTGGTCACAACAGACAAAAATGATAACTTATTGCAAGTCAAAGCTAGAACGTTTGGACAATCTAACG GATCTCTTCACGTCGCCATTTTTGATTCGCGCGATTCCACAATAGGCCATCTAGATATTTCTGCGAATGGACCAGAAGAAACAGTAACGTTGTGCCCTCAGGCTTCAGGCCGGAAGTATTTTGTGCTTCTAACTGGAACCCCAAATATGCATTACACTACTGAAATAACTGACCATGTGACCGAGATTTTGCTTAATGGAACGAAGAGTTTCGAAGTCAGTAAATCAACGACTTTGTTTAAGTTTAAACTAAGTGATGACGTACTAACCAAGAAACAGCTTGACATCACTGTGTTGTCACCGTCAGATACCGTAGCCTATTTGAAGGTATCAAGCATCTGCAAGCAGGCGATGGACACAAAATATCTGGACTACTCGGAATCGTCTTTACGACTTACGTTTGGTAAACAAGGAAGGATAACGCTGTCAAGGGCCTCACCTCCTTCTCTTCTTAATACCTCCGGCGGCTTCACTTACATTGGCATAGCATTAAAAAATCAGAACGATAAAGAGAAGTTCGGAAATTTGACTCTCGCAAGCTCGTTTGATTACAGCTACGGAAAACCGTTGTGTTCTCTTATCTTTGTATCGTTCTTTGGCGGCATTTTGGTATCCCTCTGGGCCTTGCTTTGTTTCAGAGACCCATATATTCTACTGAAAGAAGATAACCCCGTGgactcagacagtttaaactCCCTTACTGCTTCGAATAGCCATTCCCATTTGAAAGAGAAtttgaaaagcttgttttcTATTTGCTGGAAAGAGAGAGAAACTGGCAATAGAGATGAATTACGACCGTTTGTACGAGGAGTTCAGCGAAGAACACCTTTAACCTGGAATGAACTCCTTGTGGCCATGAAAAAGGTTTTGTTGGGTCACTGGGTTGCACGAGGGCCCAAGACGTTCTCCTATACAACCTGCATCGTAGGCTTTGCCCTTATGGTCGGTGCGTTCCAGTTTGTATTTGAGACCTGGAAGGAGATGATTAAGAGTGGTGATCGAGATATGTGCTATTACAATGATTTTTGTTATCGAGTCAGTGactatgacattcctttcaacTTGATGATCAGCAATCTTGGTTACATGATCCACGGACTCATTCTCGCCTTCTCTGTGTGGGTGATGGAGGCAGGGTTGTTGGCATGGTGTCACAGGCTTGCTTGCCACAAAAGATCAAGGTCCCGATTGCCCGAAGGCCAAGATGAACTCCCAAATCATTGCGTCAAATGCCCATGCATCGACGCTCATCTTTCTAATATGTCTGTACCGCATTTTCAGCCTGCAAATGGTGATGAAGCTGTGTTATTGAACGCCGAAGCGTATAAACGAAAGTACAGTTTCTCCATCGGCTATTCTTTCGCATGGGCTCTCATCTTCGAAGGTTGCTTCTCTATGCTTTACCACTTCTGCCCCATGAAGTTAACATTCCAGTTTGATTCAGCTTTTATGTTTGTTATATCGGGTTTAATCGTTGTTTCTCTATACAATGGAACCAGCTTCAAGGAATGCACCGTTCACGGAGAAGCCCAGGTTCCAGTACATTCTAACAACTTCTTTCTGTTCTTTATTGTTCCTCTGTACATTTTCAATTACTTTGGCTCGTTATATTTTTCAGACGAGAGCAACTTGAGTGATGGAATGAAAATTGCTTTCATTACTTGTCTCGTGGCTTACGCTTTGACACTTTTCTATTGGATAGGAAGGAAACTGTTTTTGAATGTATCAAATTTTCGAGACTGTGTCGTTTTAACCAAAATTGTCTCTTTTATCCTTGCGCTCTCCTGCGTTGCTATCGTTCTACCGGTCGTGTGCAAGCGAAATTTTCcaaacatatttttatttggttGCATTTTCTCCTCTCTGCTGGCAATTTGTAGCAAAGTCATCGTTGAGTTTTGGAGAAGTGACTTGACTCCTTGGACAGTACGGAAACTCGCGTTTCATTTCTTGAAAGGTTCGTATGTTCTTGTCACGTTTGGGATTATGGCCACTGCGGTGTGGATTTTTTCAGCCAAGGCAACAACGGACAAAGAGAAGAGCCCCTCGGAATCACGTGACCTCAACAGCAATTGCGCCTGGTTGGGTTTTTTCGATGATCATGATCTGTGGCATATCCTGTCTTCGTTTTCTCTTCTCATGGGTTCATATTTGGTCTTGTATATCAGTAAATGa